One stretch of Nitrosococcus watsonii C-113 DNA includes these proteins:
- a CDS encoding prepilin-type N-terminal cleavage/methylation domain-containing protein gives MCAAFLKEAPSRAVLPRLRRKRGALRYRQGFTLAELLIAMTLVGMILVILFSALRLSTRSWEATERRLAVVEKVRAIEGLFRRQIREQKLLFYSDAERGQVATFAGTSNTMQFVAPLLTRLGLGGLYWIMFEVIQEGGESRLVMRWWPYRPAGQQEVEEREEEVLLKAVKTATFSYFGRAVGGTVPEWRGQWENPQEPPQLVRLEVHTPHGAWPELVVPIRAEPSEGVIGGGMGMGGGLPGIDFGSDSSFPGRAQSQPIPE, from the coding sequence ATGTGCGCGGCGTTCCTCAAAGAAGCCCCTTCTAGGGCGGTTTTACCCCGGCTTCGGCGGAAGCGTGGGGCCTTGCGCTATCGCCAGGGGTTTACATTGGCGGAGTTGCTGATTGCCATGACTTTAGTGGGGATGATTTTAGTCATTCTTTTTAGTGCTCTGCGTCTATCGACCCGAAGTTGGGAAGCTACTGAGAGAAGGCTAGCGGTAGTGGAGAAAGTAAGAGCCATAGAAGGTTTGTTCCGGCGTCAAATTCGGGAGCAAAAATTGCTTTTCTACAGTGATGCCGAACGGGGCCAAGTCGCGACGTTTGCCGGCACCTCAAATACCATGCAGTTTGTAGCGCCTCTTCTGACCCGTTTAGGTCTTGGTGGGCTTTATTGGATAATGTTTGAGGTGATTCAGGAGGGAGGCGAGTCCCGCTTGGTCATGCGTTGGTGGCCTTACCGGCCAGCGGGCCAACAAGAAGTAGAGGAACGGGAGGAAGAAGTTTTGCTGAAAGCTGTGAAAACGGCCACTTTTTCCTATTTTGGCCGGGCGGTTGGAGGAACGGTTCCTGAGTGGCGCGGACAATGGGAAAATCCCCAGGAACCGCCCCAATTAGTTCGTTTGGAAGTCCATACCCCGCATGGGGCGTGGCCCGAGCTGGTGGTGCCGATTCGGGCGGAGCCCTCCGAGGGCGTAATCGGAGGTGGCATGGGAATGGGCGGCGGACTCCCCGGGATTGATTTTGGTTCTGACTCTTCGTTTCCTGGCCGTGCTCAGTCTCAGCCTATTCCAGAGTAA